The Bos javanicus breed banteng chromosome 11, ARS-OSU_banteng_1.0, whole genome shotgun sequence genome includes a window with the following:
- the DUSP2 gene encoding dual specificity protein phosphatase 2 yields the protein MGLEAARELDCAALGALLREPREAERTLVLDCRPFLAFCRRHVRAARPVPWNALLRRRARGPPAAALACLLPDRALRARLARGELARAVVLDEGSASVADLPPDGPAHALLAALLHETRAGPTAVCFLPGGFDRFQACCPDLCSESPVPAMTPDNNDNSRSDSRAPSYDQGGPVEILPYLYLGSCSHSSDLQGLRACGITAVLNVSASCPNHFEGLLRYKSIPVEDNQMVEISAWFPEAIGFIDSVKNSGGRVLVHCQAGISRSATICLAYLIQSRRVRLDEAFDFVKQRRGVISPNFSFMGQLLQFETQVLCH from the exons ATGGGGCTGGAGGCGGCGCGAGAGCTGGACTGCGCGGCGCTGGGCGCGCTGCTGCGGGAGCCTCGGGAGGCTGAGCGCACGCTGGTGCTCGACTGCCGTCCCTTCCTGGCCTTCTGCCGCCGCCACGTGCGCGCCGCGCGCCCTGTCCCCTGGAACGCGCTGCTGCGCCGCCGCGCGCGGggcccgcccgccgccgccctCGCCTGCCTGCTGCCAGACCGCGCACTACGGGCGCGCCTGGCCCGCGGGGAGCTGGCGCGGGCCGTGGTGCTGGACGAGGGCAGCGCCTCGGTGGCGGACCTCCCGCCTGACGGCCCGGCCCACGCGCTGCTCGCCGCGCTCCTGCACGAGACCCGCGCGGGACCCACCGCCGTGTGCTTCCTGCCAG GAGGCTTCGATCGCTTTCAAGCCTGCTGCCCCGATCTGTGCTCTGAGTCCCCGGTCCCCGCGATGACGCCTGACAACAACGACAACAGCCGATCGGACTCCAGGGCTCCCTCTTATGACCAG GGCGGCCCCGTGGAGATCTTGCCCTACCTATACCTGGGCAGCTGCAGCCACTCGTCAGACCTGCAGGGGCTGCGGGCTTGCGGCATCACCGCCGTGCTCAACGTCTCAGCCAGCTGCCCCAACCACTTTGAGGGCCTCCTGCGCTACAAGAGCATCCCTGTGGAGGACAATCAGATGGTGGAGATCAGTGCCTGGTTCCCAGAGGCCATTGGCTTCATTG ACTCAGTGAAGAACAGTGGGGGTCGCGTGCTGGTGCACTGCCAGGCGGGCATCTCGCGCTCCGCCACCATCTGCCTGGCGTACCTGATACAGAGTCGCCGCGTGCGGCTGGATGAGGCCTTTGACTTTGTGAAGCAACGCCGGGGAGTCATTTCCCCCAACTTCAGTTTCATGGGGCAGCTGCTGCAGTTTGAGACTCAGGTGCTCTGTCACTGA